From Butyricimonas paravirosa, one genomic window encodes:
- a CDS encoding RNA polymerase sigma factor, translating into MSVSDAQIIALLQAGKRQGMNALFDRYYKPLVVFADDLLHDLPEAEDTVLEQFVKLWEKELYEHIHPNALSTFLFTIVKNACMNQITKKGLPTEQLDLPHYAIAQEESYLLDETVIETVLAAVRKLPEKTQQVVQSVMCQGHSYQETADELEVSINTVKTLLKAGMRELRSELEEYKKMFLLFMLYPQDFQ; encoded by the coding sequence ATGAGTGTCAGTGATGCACAAATAATAGCTTTGCTACAAGCCGGTAAAAGACAAGGTATGAATGCACTGTTTGACAGGTATTACAAACCTTTAGTCGTGTTCGCCGATGACCTACTCCACGATCTACCGGAAGCTGAGGACACGGTACTGGAACAATTCGTGAAACTATGGGAAAAAGAACTTTATGAACATATCCATCCAAACGCTTTGTCAACATTCCTTTTCACGATCGTGAAAAATGCCTGTATGAACCAGATAACCAAAAAAGGACTACCCACGGAGCAATTAGATTTACCTCATTATGCCATAGCTCAAGAGGAATCCTATCTACTGGATGAAACCGTCATCGAAACCGTTTTAGCTGCCGTCCGGAAACTTCCTGAAAAGACACAACAAGTTGTCCAATCTGTCATGTGTCAAGGACACTCCTATCAAGAGACTGCGGATGAACTGGAAGTATCCATTAATACCGTGAAAACATTACTGAAAGCCGGGATGAGAGAATTACGTTCAGAATTAGAAGAATACAAGAAAATGTTCTTGCTTTTCATGTTATACCCCCAGGATTTTCAATAA
- a CDS encoding FecR family protein, with amino-acid sequence MEIDDNIFQAIQACWTGKASPEQIELIRDWLDTSQENRDLFERLSKTHYQLAHVQTWKRIDSLQGKEKLNSRLKKQKKSFHWKYLVSGVAAACLILFAVTRFIPHEPSPEKTILDLAQVKSGSPKATLIFDNGKKIQLNADDTFEIKIKNTIVKDGENTGLKYELSDSLSTRATDETVEYNTLVVSRGREYILTLSDGTKVWLNSETELKYPVRFTGNTREVSVKGEAYFEVKRDTLRPFIVHTPYSNTKVLGTSFNVSAYEDETTTAITLVSGKVEVYNQHEKCILKPGWQAVTENKSGTLKTREVDVTGYVSWKDGMFEFNDMPLVQLVSQLSRWYNVDFFFANSDIRDFKFTGAIKRSNTLLFMLEFIEKTSNVYFKVNGNVIQIYEK; translated from the coding sequence ATGGAAATAGATGACAACATATTTCAAGCCATTCAAGCTTGTTGGACTGGAAAAGCCTCTCCGGAACAGATAGAACTCATCCGAGACTGGCTTGACACAAGTCAAGAAAATCGGGATCTATTTGAAAGATTAAGCAAGACCCATTATCAGCTCGCACACGTTCAAACATGGAAACGTATCGATTCCCTGCAAGGAAAAGAAAAATTGAATTCCCGTCTAAAAAAACAAAAGAAATCCTTCCATTGGAAATACCTTGTATCCGGTGTAGCAGCCGCTTGCTTAATTCTTTTTGCGGTAACGAGATTCATTCCTCACGAACCCTCCCCGGAAAAAACGATCCTTGACTTGGCTCAAGTGAAAAGCGGTAGTCCTAAAGCCACCTTAATCTTTGACAATGGGAAAAAGATTCAATTAAATGCTGATGATACCTTCGAAATAAAAATCAAAAACACCATCGTTAAAGATGGTGAAAACACCGGACTAAAATACGAGCTTAGTGACTCTCTTTCAACACGGGCAACAGATGAAACCGTCGAGTACAACACACTTGTTGTCTCCCGCGGTAGAGAATACATCCTTACTCTCTCGGATGGAACCAAGGTTTGGTTAAACTCAGAAACCGAATTGAAATACCCCGTCCGGTTCACGGGTAACACGAGGGAGGTCAGCGTGAAAGGAGAAGCCTATTTTGAAGTAAAACGAGACACGCTCCGCCCCTTTATCGTCCACACCCCGTACTCCAACACGAAAGTTCTCGGAACTTCGTTTAATGTCAGCGCTTACGAGGATGAAACGACCACAGCTATAACTCTCGTGAGTGGGAAAGTCGAGGTGTACAATCAACATGAAAAATGTATTCTAAAACCGGGATGGCAGGCCGTCACGGAGAATAAATCCGGGACGCTGAAAACACGGGAAGTGGATGTCACTGGTTATGTCTCTTGGAAAGACGGGATGTTCGAATTCAATGATATGCCGCTGGTACAACTTGTATCACAGTTAAGCCGCTGGTACAACGTGGACTTCTTCTTCGCGAACAGCGATATACGAGACTTCAAGTTCACGGGTGCTATCAAACGGAGTAACACGCTGTTATTCATGCTTGAATTTATTGAAAAAACATCTAATGTTTACTTTAAAGTGAATGGAAATGTAATCCAGATATACGAGAAATAA
- a CDS encoding SusC/RagA family TonB-linked outer membrane protein, producing MKKNPLTGFAFKKSERWKIFLIMRLTMILLVGFIFGASANSLGQYQMKVNMGETTYEELFREIRKQTGCIVMYNNDMLDKKAKVKADFDQIELKDLLHRVLTNRGLTFEINREFIIVMKATPKTDDVKKYRISGIVKDKKGEPMPGVTIKLDSMLLGTATDVNGKFVLELPVSSGNLVCSFVGYKTKKIPFKGNKDLVVILEEDISELDEVHVVAYGQTNKREMTGAISVVKAESIKGIPSPSIANLLQGRVAGMDVTNITGAPGGGGTQVTIRGYNSLSVESGRRFSNPLWVVDGVPMASFTSPVTGTNGLADLNPEVIESIQILKDASATSLYGSRAANGVIIVTTKKGRKNQSAQFDVNFSYTYNVLPEYPVQTGGKAERNFRLLQRFNARKAYKDQDKNMYIYPTSYEEAYTKGGSYDAYWGDGTVSGNKNGDELQDSLNPFYNNSTNFYKYYFQATKTLNANIQTSGGSERMTYSVGLGYYDEEGILKGTGYSRINLMGNFIMNPIPMLTVDFRNYLAFSDRSRGVKSSGFSAGNEVEVIPGDPLSQSTLLPGNNSVTEEVLKGLRGVEEKNNTYRLRSTFGLKLDIMKGLNISNTISLDYSQNNRNYFSPSWLNDPKESLTNGEVSREYTILDEALINYQQIFGERHKIDVMLGYSYQYDQYNYIGGTAQNGPSDYVHYATKYGWPSLADRDYYTQALKDYQSDFTEKKMMSYFGRLNYVFEERYMLTATLRRDGSSVFGRDLRWATFPSAAIAWNFSEENFMQWFGALSFGKLRLSYGVSGNQFNQPYLAYGLLLGGQGSYEGNPIITPDLQEGYYNPKLGWEETKQYDLGLDMNFFNYRLSVTADYYYRRTDKMLSKTPIPGNHSGYSAMWRNAGALSNEGIEFDIKYDIMRTDDSFWTISVNFAKNWNKLLETYNGKDMNMSDMTGNSRSYIIGKPVGNIMGYKTTGYIQSEEDIKYYYRQDGTYRAIEKQYFSDVFYKPGDLQIVDVNGDGYINSTSDVVYIGSSLPVLYGGIVNEIKWKNFDLNMLWSYSLGRDMINLLPIVSTSKETSLYPIFEDIQKVSFWEKEGDNSTYPKAELNNFNDSWSPVIDRYVEKVNYLKLKTLTIGYTLPKNLLKKIYIKDIRVFFSGENLLNITNYSGLDPETVDINTGLDDGKNYPLARKLTLGITIKL from the coding sequence ATGAAAAAAAATCCATTAACAGGGTTCGCTTTCAAAAAAAGCGAACGTTGGAAAATCTTTTTGATTATGCGACTAACAATGATTTTACTTGTAGGCTTCATATTCGGAGCAAGTGCCAACTCCCTGGGACAATACCAGATGAAGGTGAACATGGGCGAAACAACCTATGAAGAACTATTCCGGGAAATCCGCAAACAGACGGGATGTATCGTGATGTATAACAACGATATGCTCGATAAAAAAGCCAAAGTCAAGGCCGATTTCGACCAGATCGAATTAAAAGACCTGTTACATCGCGTGCTGACAAACCGGGGATTGACCTTTGAAATAAACCGGGAGTTCATCATCGTCATGAAAGCCACTCCCAAAACAGACGACGTGAAGAAATACAGAATATCGGGTATCGTGAAAGACAAGAAAGGCGAACCCATGCCGGGGGTGACCATCAAACTGGACAGTATGCTACTGGGAACCGCCACCGATGTCAACGGTAAATTTGTCCTCGAACTTCCTGTATCATCCGGAAACCTCGTATGCTCGTTCGTCGGCTATAAAACCAAGAAAATTCCATTCAAAGGAAATAAAGACCTCGTGGTTATCCTGGAAGAAGATATTTCCGAATTGGATGAAGTACACGTTGTCGCCTACGGGCAAACCAACAAACGGGAAATGACGGGGGCCATCTCCGTCGTGAAAGCAGAATCCATCAAGGGAATCCCTTCCCCGAGCATCGCCAACCTTCTGCAAGGACGAGTGGCCGGTATGGACGTAACCAACATCACGGGAGCCCCCGGTGGCGGTGGAACCCAAGTCACCATTCGCGGGTACAACTCCCTCAGCGTGGAAAGCGGGCGGCGTTTCTCGAACCCCCTGTGGGTAGTTGACGGGGTACCCATGGCCTCCTTTACCTCTCCGGTTACCGGGACAAACGGATTGGCCGACCTGAACCCGGAAGTGATCGAATCCATCCAGATTCTGAAAGATGCTTCCGCCACATCCCTTTACGGATCAAGAGCGGCCAACGGGGTCATCATCGTGACCACCAAAAAAGGCCGTAAAAACCAATCCGCTCAATTCGATGTCAATTTCTCATACACGTACAACGTGCTACCGGAATACCCCGTGCAAACCGGAGGGAAAGCGGAACGCAATTTCCGGCTGTTACAACGTTTCAATGCCCGTAAAGCTTATAAAGATCAAGATAAAAATATGTATATCTATCCCACCTCTTATGAAGAGGCTTACACCAAGGGCGGTTCATACGATGCCTACTGGGGAGATGGGACTGTTTCCGGGAACAAGAACGGGGATGAATTACAAGATAGCTTAAACCCTTTCTACAACAACTCTACCAACTTCTATAAATACTATTTCCAAGCCACCAAAACACTGAATGCCAACATACAAACATCCGGTGGTTCGGAACGAATGACTTATTCCGTGGGATTAGGTTACTACGATGAAGAAGGTATTCTGAAAGGAACTGGGTACTCCCGAATAAACTTGATGGGAAACTTCATCATGAACCCGATACCCATGTTAACCGTGGACTTCAGAAATTATTTGGCCTTCTCCGATCGTAGTCGGGGCGTGAAAAGTTCCGGATTCTCTGCCGGGAACGAGGTGGAAGTCATTCCGGGTGACCCGCTATCGCAATCCACCCTACTACCGGGCAACAACTCGGTCACCGAAGAGGTATTAAAAGGTCTACGGGGTGTAGAGGAAAAAAACAACACCTACCGCCTACGCAGCACCTTCGGTTTAAAACTGGACATTATGAAAGGTCTGAATATTTCCAACACGATTTCTCTCGACTATTCACAAAATAACCGAAATTACTTCTCTCCTTCTTGGCTGAATGACCCGAAAGAATCCTTAACCAACGGAGAGGTTAGCCGGGAATACACGATCCTGGACGAGGCCCTGATCAATTACCAGCAAATCTTCGGTGAACGTCACAAAATAGATGTCATGCTGGGGTATTCCTACCAGTACGACCAATATAATTATATCGGAGGAACCGCCCAAAACGGTCCGAGTGACTACGTGCATTACGCCACGAAATACGGGTGGCCCTCTCTCGCAGATAGAGATTATTACACACAAGCCCTAAAAGACTACCAATCTGACTTCACCGAGAAAAAAATGATGAGTTATTTCGGCCGTCTTAACTATGTCTTCGAGGAAAGATACATGCTAACCGCCACGTTAAGAAGAGACGGAAGTTCCGTGTTCGGGAGGGATTTACGCTGGGCCACCTTCCCGTCGGCTGCCATAGCCTGGAACTTCTCGGAAGAAAACTTCATGCAATGGTTCGGGGCATTAAGTTTTGGTAAACTTCGTCTCAGTTACGGGGTCTCCGGAAACCAGTTCAACCAACCTTATTTGGCTTACGGCTTACTTTTAGGCGGCCAAGGTTCTTACGAGGGTAACCCCATCATTACCCCAGATCTACAAGAAGGATATTACAACCCTAAACTAGGTTGGGAAGAAACCAAGCAATATGACCTCGGTCTTGACATGAATTTTTTCAATTATCGTCTTTCCGTCACAGCCGACTATTACTACCGCCGCACGGACAAAATGCTAAGTAAAACCCCGATACCGGGAAATCATTCCGGCTACTCTGCCATGTGGAGAAATGCAGGAGCCCTTTCAAACGAAGGTATTGAATTTGACATTAAATATGACATCATGCGGACGGATGATTCTTTCTGGACCATATCTGTCAACTTTGCCAAAAACTGGAACAAATTACTGGAAACCTACAACGGAAAAGATATGAACATGAGTGACATGACCGGGAATAGTCGCAGCTACATTATCGGAAAGCCCGTCGGAAACATCATGGGATACAAGACAACGGGATATATCCAGTCCGAGGAAGATATTAAATACTACTACCGCCAAGACGGCACGTACCGGGCCATCGAGAAACAATACTTCTCAGATGTATTCTACAAACCCGGAGATTTACAGATCGTCGACGTGAACGGGGACGGTTACATCAACAGCACATCGGACGTCGTGTACATCGGCAGTAGTTTACCCGTACTATACGGTGGTATTGTGAACGAAATCAAATGGAAAAACTTTGACTTGAACATGCTGTGGTCCTACTCTCTGGGAAGAGACATGATCAACTTGCTCCCGATTGTCTCAACCAGCAAGGAAACCTCCCTGTACCCCATCTTTGAAGACATTCAGAAAGTATCTTTCTGGGAGAAAGAAGGCGACAACAGCACCTATCCCAAAGCAGAACTCAACAATTTCAATGATAGCTGGTCTCCGGTGATAGATCGCTACGTGGAAAAAGTAAATTATCTAAAACTTAAAACCCTGACTATCGGTTATACACTCCCTAAAAATCTCCTGAAGAAAATATACATTAAAGACATTCGCGTGTTCTTCAGTGGAGAGAACCTGTTGAACATCACGAACTACTCGGGACTAGACCCAGAAACCGTGGATATAAACACCGGGCTTGACGATGGTAAAAACTACCCGTTGGCACGCAAACTCACTTTAGGTATAACGATTAAACTATGA
- a CDS encoding RagB/SusD family nutrient uptake outer membrane protein — MKANKILFILSILWGCLACTDGLEVIPENSVTFENYFKTEKDIETSLNALRDEFRSTCAFNANKTPIDLGFVHDTLSSTSAQKSFNWDATQFTPIYVDFFWNSHYAIICYANILLENIDKAEITQDRKDYYIGLAHFYRGFTYFRIAQKWGEAPLQTDSRDISKKAKSSVADILQFALDETNLAIKLLPLHDGLIDANGSQVTDKATPSKEIAQALKADLCAWKAAINNEPKLWQEAINAANFVIDSCHYTLATDPEEVCTKVLPGGSDEGIFEIKFNYVEATRNPWTPMEEFVTFPIRPEDGRGDIKYCYARMFETTVDKMYPGHFEGTIAEGVYQGDKRRLAYFYDLDTIRKNAEWHALAEGYAYPYKFRKVQLGTTSWSQGKFECFACDHIIYRLADLILLRAECYARINKNDLATKDLNRIRERAYGNRSHDYNAATEGSDLRYIIFKEREKELLWEGKRWYDIVRNGYWKTELSKFHATQMTQQDVDNGALYMPVGYPAFNENSLMTQNKYWQARY; from the coding sequence ATGAAAGCAAACAAAATATTATTCATTCTAAGCATATTATGGGGCTGCCTTGCCTGTACGGACGGGTTAGAAGTAATCCCTGAAAACTCGGTCACTTTTGAGAACTATTTCAAAACGGAAAAAGACATTGAAACATCCCTGAATGCCCTTCGGGATGAGTTTAGAAGTACTTGTGCCTTTAACGCAAATAAAACCCCCATCGACCTCGGTTTTGTACATGACACATTAAGTAGCACCTCCGCACAAAAGAGTTTCAACTGGGATGCCACGCAATTCACACCGATTTACGTTGATTTTTTCTGGAACTCACACTACGCAATAATCTGCTACGCCAACATTTTATTAGAAAACATTGACAAGGCCGAGATTACCCAAGACAGAAAAGATTATTACATCGGACTGGCACATTTCTACCGTGGATTCACCTATTTCCGCATTGCCCAAAAATGGGGAGAGGCACCTTTACAAACTGACAGCCGAGATATTTCTAAAAAAGCGAAATCATCCGTTGCCGACATCCTGCAATTCGCCCTGGATGAAACCAACCTAGCAATTAAACTTCTGCCCCTGCACGATGGCTTGATCGATGCCAACGGATCACAAGTAACCGACAAAGCCACCCCGTCCAAGGAGATCGCCCAGGCTCTCAAGGCAGACCTTTGTGCGTGGAAGGCTGCCATCAATAACGAACCCAAATTATGGCAGGAGGCCATTAACGCCGCCAACTTCGTGATTGACTCCTGTCATTACACCCTAGCTACCGACCCCGAAGAAGTATGCACCAAAGTCCTACCCGGTGGAAGTGACGAAGGAATCTTTGAAATTAAATTCAATTACGTGGAGGCTACCCGTAATCCCTGGACACCCATGGAAGAATTCGTCACGTTCCCGATTCGCCCAGAAGACGGACGGGGAGACATCAAATACTGCTACGCCCGCATGTTCGAAACAACCGTGGATAAAATGTACCCGGGTCATTTTGAAGGGACGATCGCCGAGGGTGTGTACCAAGGAGACAAACGCCGATTGGCCTATTTCTATGACCTCGACACAATCCGTAAAAACGCCGAATGGCACGCTTTGGCCGAGGGATATGCCTACCCGTACAAATTCAGGAAAGTACAACTGGGAACAACTTCATGGAGCCAAGGTAAATTCGAATGTTTCGCCTGTGACCACATCATTTATCGCCTGGCAGACCTCATTCTCCTCCGGGCCGAGTGTTACGCTCGCATCAACAAAAATGATCTCGCCACAAAGGACCTGAACCGCATTCGAGAAAGAGCCTACGGGAACCGGAGTCATGATTACAATGCCGCCACGGAAGGAAGCGACCTAAGGTACATCATTTTCAAGGAACGGGAAAAAGAACTTTTATGGGAAGGGAAAAGATGGTATGACATCGTCCGTAATGGATACTGGAAAACAGAGTTGTCCAAATTCCATGCCACTCAAATGACTCAACAAGACGTGGATAACGGGGCCCTATACATGCCTGTCGGTTACCCGGCTTTCAACGAGAATTCACTTATGACCCAAAACAAATATTGGCAAGCACGCTATTAA
- a CDS encoding S9 family peptidase, giving the protein MIKCFLWFVPCLFVLAGFAQKANYKEAERFMRGNAEKLVGSTKVSPHFLKESDKFWYSYKTGDGTRYYFVDPKARIHRELFDREFMTAEISKYTHGPVNYKELPVRALVFKEDEKTLKFEVDTFRFEYNIYTNRLVKIDSARKKPDATPKKSNGLEGTYSPDSTYIVYAKSHNLYMLSVKDSVETQITTDGELKYSYAYGDTDTTSKRVSARVTWFENSERFYVRRSDRRKIKTLYVVNNLSSRPTLNEYEYVMAGDQEVQHEELFLVDTTDKKLIKVPVEKWPDQTLRLFTPGKKVNSLYFLRKKRTCDEIDFCKVDLKTGEVKVLINEISKPYFNNDFFHLSLLNEGEDIIWWSERTGHGHFYHYDGEGNLKNAITSGNWTAGKMVKIDTVGRTIYFGAYGQEKGACPYYARVNKARIDGNGQVEVLTPEQATHEAYFSKSGRYFVDNYSRADLEPRSVLRDNKGKVILELASPDLTRLYEAGWKMPEPFTVKAADGHTDLYGFMWKPFDFDSTRRYPIISYVYPGPQTEAIPLEFSVTAAYNVGLAQVGFVVVTFGHRGGSPMRDKWYHTFGYNNLRDYPLADDKCGIEQLADRFSFIDKSKVGIFGHSGGGFMSTAALCTYPDFYTAAVSSAGNHDNNIYNQWWGETHHGVREVKSFEKKTVKDSITGKDTTISVEKIKFETKIPTNIELAKNLKGYLMLVTGDVDNNVHPANTLRMADALLKAGKNFDLVILPGQAHGFMGIQQAFYQRKMWFHFAKHLLGDYSSDQFREIDAYMRL; this is encoded by the coding sequence ATGATCAAATGTTTTTTATGGTTCGTGCCCTGCCTTTTCGTGCTGGCCGGGTTTGCACAGAAAGCCAATTACAAAGAAGCCGAACGTTTTATGCGTGGGAACGCGGAAAAACTGGTAGGATCAACGAAAGTAAGTCCCCACTTTTTGAAGGAAAGCGATAAGTTTTGGTATAGTTACAAAACGGGCGATGGAACCCGTTATTATTTCGTTGACCCGAAGGCGAGGATTCACCGGGAGTTATTCGATCGGGAATTTATGACTGCCGAGATCAGCAAGTATACCCACGGACCGGTGAATTATAAAGAACTACCCGTGCGGGCATTGGTTTTTAAAGAAGATGAGAAAACATTGAAGTTCGAGGTGGATACTTTCCGTTTCGAATATAACATTTATACCAATCGGTTGGTGAAAATAGATTCTGCCCGGAAGAAGCCGGATGCAACTCCCAAGAAATCGAACGGGCTGGAGGGAACGTATTCTCCGGATAGTACTTATATCGTTTACGCGAAAAGTCATAACCTATATATGCTTTCCGTGAAAGATTCCGTGGAAACCCAGATCACAACGGACGGAGAATTGAAATACTCTTATGCCTACGGTGATACGGATACCACGAGTAAACGGGTGTCTGCCCGGGTGACTTGGTTCGAGAATTCTGAACGCTTTTACGTGCGTCGCTCGGACCGGAGAAAGATCAAAACGCTTTATGTGGTTAATAATTTGAGTTCCCGTCCGACGTTGAACGAGTATGAGTACGTGATGGCCGGGGATCAGGAGGTGCAACACGAGGAGTTATTCTTGGTGGACACGACCGATAAGAAATTGATCAAAGTGCCGGTTGAGAAATGGCCGGATCAGACGTTGAGATTATTTACCCCGGGAAAAAAGGTCAACAGTCTTTATTTCCTGCGCAAAAAGAGAACTTGTGACGAGATCGATTTTTGTAAGGTGGATTTGAAAACGGGGGAGGTGAAGGTGTTGATTAACGAGATTAGTAAGCCTTATTTCAATAATGATTTCTTCCATCTTTCCTTGTTGAACGAGGGAGAAGATATTATCTGGTGGTCGGAGAGAACGGGTCACGGGCATTTCTATCATTACGACGGCGAGGGAAATCTGAAGAATGCGATTACTTCCGGGAATTGGACGGCCGGGAAGATGGTTAAGATTGATACCGTGGGACGCACCATTTATTTCGGGGCTTACGGGCAGGAGAAGGGGGCGTGTCCCTACTATGCCCGGGTGAATAAAGCCCGGATTGACGGGAATGGTCAAGTGGAGGTGCTGACTCCCGAACAGGCCACTCATGAAGCTTATTTTTCGAAGTCAGGACGTTATTTCGTGGATAATTATTCCCGTGCGGACTTGGAACCCCGGAGCGTGTTGCGGGATAACAAGGGAAAGGTGATTCTGGAATTGGCCTCACCCGATTTGACTCGGCTTTACGAGGCCGGATGGAAGATGCCGGAGCCTTTCACGGTGAAGGCTGCCGATGGGCATACGGATTTGTACGGTTTTATGTGGAAGCCTTTTGACTTCGATTCAACCCGGCGTTACCCGATTATTTCGTATGTTTATCCCGGGCCGCAAACCGAGGCGATTCCGTTGGAGTTTTCCGTGACGGCAGCTTATAATGTTGGTCTGGCACAAGTCGGTTTCGTGGTAGTGACTTTCGGTCACCGGGGAGGTAGCCCGATGCGGGATAAATGGTATCACACGTTCGGGTATAATAATTTGCGGGATTACCCGTTGGCGGATGATAAGTGTGGTATAGAGCAGTTGGCTGATCGTTTTTCTTTTATTGATAAGTCCAAGGTGGGTATTTTCGGACATTCCGGTGGAGGTTTCATGTCTACCGCAGCATTATGTACTTATCCCGATTTCTACACGGCGGCTGTTTCGTCGGCGGGAAATCATGACAATAATATTTATAACCAATGGTGGGGAGAGACGCATCACGGGGTTCGGGAGGTTAAATCTTTCGAGAAGAAAACCGTGAAAGATTCCATCACGGGGAAAGATACCACGATTTCCGTGGAGAAGATCAAGTTCGAGACGAAAATCCCGACGAATATCGAGCTGGCGAAGAATTTGAAAGGGTATTTGATGCTGGTGACGGGTGACGTGGATAATAACGTGCATCCGGCGAATACCTTGCGTATGGCAGATGCGTTGTTGAAAGCGGGAAAGAATTTTGACTTGGTGATTTTACCGGGACAAGCTCACGGTTTTATGGGCATACAACAGGCTTTCTATCAACGGAAGATGTGGTTCCACTTCGCGAAACACTTGTTGGGGGATTATTCGTCCGATCAGTTCCGGGAGATTGATGCTTATATGCGGTTGTGA
- a CDS encoding DNA alkylation repair protein gives MLIFSFTLNKQDKVMEVFPIDKKVEQLFKEVSRRIFRLQNGRSLDSMERIGADTRGQIGASYLSLKNLAGQYQPDLRLAQLLWGTKKREEQIVACFLFPVQELITEKITQLLQYCYNFEIAEYFGTLVLSKRENVEQMVNEYLNSDHPYLQVAALTAIGRSRIDRKLNSPFTDSYILNIDRNKFTDTNVQKVYDRVSICLRE, from the coding sequence ATGCTAATATTTTCATTTACTTTAAATAAACAGGACAAGGTGATGGAAGTTTTCCCGATAGATAAAAAAGTAGAGCAACTCTTTAAAGAAGTCAGCCGAAGAATATTCCGGTTACAAAACGGAAGAAGTCTTGACAGCATGGAACGGATAGGAGCTGACACGCGGGGACAGATCGGGGCAAGTTACCTCTCTCTCAAAAATCTGGCCGGACAATACCAACCCGATTTAAGATTGGCACAACTATTGTGGGGAACAAAGAAACGAGAAGAACAAATCGTTGCCTGTTTTTTATTCCCGGTTCAAGAGTTGATTACAGAAAAAATTACTCAATTATTACAATACTGTTACAACTTCGAGATTGCGGAATATTTCGGGACATTGGTTCTTTCGAAACGGGAAAACGTGGAACAAATGGTAAATGAATATTTAAATTCCGATCATCCCTATCTTCAAGTCGCGGCACTAACCGCCATCGGCAGGAGCCGGATTGATCGAAAACTAAACTCCCCATTCACCGACAGTTACATTCTAAACATAGATCGTAACAAGTTCACGGACACGAACGTACAAAAGGTATACGATCGTGTAAGCATATGCTTGAGAGAATAG